Proteins encoded by one window of Aliivibrio wodanis:
- a CDS encoding putative DNA-binding protein produces the protein MARPKKCRRICGRAPYSCFKPNGVPTTELPQIELLAEELEALRLADFEGLSQQEGADQMMISRQTFGNIVKQARFKVTSCLVQGKALMLQAEIEE, from the coding sequence ATGGCAAGACCTAAAAAATGCCGTCGTATTTGCGGCAGAGCCCCTTATAGTTGCTTTAAGCCCAATGGTGTGCCAACGACTGAGTTACCACAAATAGAGCTACTTGCAGAAGAGTTAGAGGCATTACGTCTCGCCGACTTTGAAGGACTCAGCCAACAAGAAGGCGCAGATCAAATGATGATCTCTCGCCAAACCTTTGGGAACATTGTTAAGCAAGCAAGATTCAAAGTAACAAGTTGCTTAGTGCAAGGAAAAGCCTTAATGCTGCAAGCGGAGATTGAAGAATGA
- a CDS encoding putative glycosyl transferase, family 1, with amino-acid sequence MKKVAFIAPTYPVLSETFIQTEVDSIKSCGHDVCVFAFEIEDSQYEFDYSIIKIGKNIQAGMYKNLHFSGLLEAMKFVQQQKSMPKKSLFHYGLKLALQLAEKEIDHVHAHFGQHTAAHAIVAAKLLNITCSFVAHGHDVYETAYDIEEKIIASDFVVAVCKDMQNDFNNMAKGNIKLLHCGVKTEQFRMENKTPSDSLRLVFLGRLVQQKGIHHLIDALAPVAQQLNIHLDIVGTGDMKEQLESQVEQQGLSERVQFLGSKPHDWVKQNLSKYDCLLAPFCFSETGCVDTGPLVLKEAMAVGTPVITTNIMGCKEIVTCETGYLVNEKNVSELRQSIEQFAKLTFKERTQMGQMARERVVTHFNAFTQAKQLSRWIENPA; translated from the coding sequence ATGAAAAAAGTAGCATTCATCGCACCAACCTACCCTGTCCTTAGTGAGACGTTCATTCAAACAGAGGTCGATTCTATCAAGTCGTGCGGCCACGATGTCTGTGTTTTCGCTTTTGAAATTGAAGACAGTCAGTATGAGTTTGATTACAGCATTATTAAGATTGGCAAAAATATACAAGCAGGTATGTATAAAAACCTTCATTTTTCTGGTCTATTAGAAGCAATGAAATTTGTGCAACAACAGAAAAGTATGCCAAAAAAATCTCTCTTTCATTATGGGCTAAAATTAGCATTACAATTAGCTGAAAAGGAAATTGACCACGTTCATGCTCATTTCGGGCAACATACCGCAGCCCACGCTATCGTCGCTGCAAAATTACTGAATATTACCTGCTCATTTGTCGCTCATGGACATGATGTATATGAAACTGCTTACGATATCGAAGAGAAAATTATAGCTAGTGATTTTGTTGTCGCTGTATGCAAAGACATGCAAAACGATTTTAATAATATGGCAAAAGGCAATATTAAACTCTTACATTGTGGTGTGAAAACAGAGCAATTTAGAATGGAAAATAAAACACCCTCAGATAGCCTACGACTGGTTTTTCTTGGTCGATTAGTTCAACAAAAAGGTATCCATCACTTAATTGACGCACTGGCGCCTGTCGCTCAACAACTCAATATCCATCTTGATATTGTAGGTACTGGGGATATGAAAGAGCAACTAGAGAGCCAAGTTGAACAGCAAGGTTTATCAGAGCGCGTTCAATTTTTAGGTTCAAAACCTCATGATTGGGTAAAGCAGAATTTATCAAAATATGACTGTTTACTCGCTCCATTTTGCTTCTCAGAAACTGGATGTGTCGATACTGGGCCTTTGGTATTAAAAGAAGCTATGGCGGTCGGAACTCCTGTCATTACTACCAATATTATGGGATGCAAAGAGATTGTCACTTGTGAAACGGGTTATCTGGTTAATGAAAAAAATGTAAGTGAATTAAGACAAAGTATCGAACAATTTGCAAAACTGACCTTTAAAGAAAGAACACAAATGGGACAAATGGCTAGAGAACGAGTGGTTACGCATTTTAATGCATTTACCCAAGCTAAACAGTTATCTCGTTGGATAGAGAATCCTGCCTAA
- the phnA gene encoding protein PhnA, with the protein MMNNHYYIHKFTIEKNTPMSLPPCENCQSDFVYQDQNLLICPECAHEWDPSEALENIFVVKDANGTQLSEGDKLTLAKDLKIKGSSQVLKIGTKAVVKRIVEGKDHQLDCKVDGAGEMMVTAKFVKKV; encoded by the coding sequence ATGATGAATAACCATTATTATATTCACAAATTTACTATTGAGAAGAATACGCCAATGTCATTACCCCCTTGTGAAAATTGTCAGTCTGATTTTGTTTATCAAGACCAAAATTTATTAATTTGCCCTGAGTGCGCGCATGAATGGGACCCATCGGAAGCGCTTGAGAATATCTTTGTCGTGAAAGATGCGAATGGAACACAGCTAAGTGAGGGTGATAAATTAACACTAGCAAAAGATCTGAAAATTAAAGGCAGTTCTCAAGTACTTAAAATTGGCACAAAAGCCGTGGTTAAAAGAATTGTAGAAGGAAAAGATCATCAACTTGATTGCAAAGTAGATGGGGCTGGTGAAATGATGGTGACTGCTAAGTTTGTGAAGAAAGTGTAA
- the norM gene encoding multidrug resistance protein NorM (sodium/drug antiporter), translating into MHRYQKEIVRLIKLSTPVLIASVAQTGMGFVDTVMAGGVSATDMAAVAIAASVWLPSVLFGVGLLMALVPVVAQLNGSGKSKKVPFEIHQGIYLALIVSVPIMLILYNAGFIIAAMDVEPELFEKTQGYLHAVLWAAPAFLLFQALRSFCEGLSLTTPAMIIGFIGLAANIPLNWMFVYGEMGAPALGGVGCGVATAIVYWLMFVTMVIYTFIAPKLRRVNLYENWNKPQAKEIYRLFKLGLPVALSIFFEVTLFAAVALLVSPLGSIVVAAHQVAINFSSLIFMVPMSIAIAVSIRVGHKLGENDLEGAKIASFCGLAFGLMMACCTAVLTFIFRENIAYLYSDNKEVVELAVSLMLLAVIYQCTDAVQVVAAGALRGYKDMTAIFKCTFVSYWIVGLPAGYILGMTDWIIEPMGVYGFWIGFIGGLTTAAILLSLRLRWLQKNPSQIDMEVDELQIMH; encoded by the coding sequence GTGCACAGATACCAAAAAGAAATCGTTCGATTAATTAAACTCTCTACACCTGTATTAATTGCAAGTGTGGCACAAACCGGCATGGGCTTTGTTGATACCGTTATGGCTGGTGGAGTCAGTGCTACCGACATGGCAGCAGTAGCAATTGCAGCAAGTGTTTGGCTTCCATCTGTATTATTTGGTGTTGGCTTGCTAATGGCGCTTGTGCCTGTTGTTGCTCAATTGAACGGTTCAGGAAAATCTAAAAAAGTTCCATTTGAAATCCATCAAGGTATTTATTTAGCCTTAATTGTTTCTGTACCGATTATGCTTATCCTCTATAACGCTGGCTTTATTATTGCGGCTATGGATGTGGAACCTGAGTTATTTGAGAAAACTCAAGGGTATTTACATGCGGTGTTATGGGCTGCTCCTGCGTTTTTATTATTCCAAGCGCTACGTAGCTTCTGCGAAGGTTTATCTTTAACCACGCCAGCAATGATCATCGGCTTTATCGGTCTTGCCGCTAATATTCCTTTGAACTGGATGTTTGTCTATGGCGAAATGGGCGCACCAGCTCTTGGTGGTGTTGGCTGTGGTGTGGCAACGGCTATCGTTTATTGGCTGATGTTTGTGACCATGGTTATTTATACGTTTATCGCGCCGAAACTACGTCGTGTAAACTTGTATGAAAACTGGAATAAGCCACAAGCGAAAGAGATTTACCGTTTATTCAAATTAGGTTTACCTGTTGCTTTATCTATCTTCTTTGAAGTGACGTTATTTGCAGCGGTTGCACTATTAGTATCGCCATTGGGTTCAATCGTTGTCGCCGCTCACCAAGTCGCGATTAACTTCTCATCGTTGATCTTTATGGTACCGATGAGTATCGCTATTGCTGTCAGTATTCGCGTTGGCCATAAACTAGGAGAAAACGATCTTGAGGGCGCAAAGATTGCAAGCTTCTGTGGTCTGGCTTTTGGTTTGATGATGGCATGTTGCACCGCAGTATTGACCTTCATATTCCGTGAAAATATTGCGTATTTATACTCTGACAATAAAGAAGTGGTTGAGCTTGCTGTGAGCCTGATGCTTTTGGCTGTAATTTACCAATGCACCGATGCCGTACAAGTTGTGGCTGCTGGTGCTTTACGTGGTTATAAAGACATGACAGCCATCTTTAAATGTACGTTTGTCTCTTATTGGATTGTAGGGCTACCAGCAGGTTATATCCTTGGTATGACAGATTGGATTATTGAACCTATGGGTGTATATGGCTTCTGGATTGGTTTCATTGGTGGTTTAACTACCGCAGCCATTTTACTTAGCCTTCGTCTGCGTTGGCTACAGAAAAACCCATCTCAAATTGATATGGAAGTTGATGAATTGCAAATAATGCATTAA
- a CDS encoding putative exported protein: MKYWLLFICGWSSLSIANAEVDLHSYHSEESLEISDNEIGCSSIVCNKVIESKSVNSAGDFPERNMNETLAGLSNVIFFAGEIGLAENVQEEEPELSPVR; this comes from the coding sequence ATGAAGTATTGGTTACTATTTATATGTGGTTGGAGTAGTTTGTCTATAGCAAATGCAGAAGTAGATTTACATTCTTATCATAGTGAAGAGAGTTTGGAAATATCTGATAATGAGATAGGATGCTCTAGTATCGTTTGTAATAAAGTTATTGAATCTAAAAGTGTTAACTCAGCAGGTGATTTTCCTGAGAGAAATATGAACGAAACTCTTGCCGGATTAAGTAATGTTATATTCTTTGCTGGAGAGATAGGTTTAGCAGAAAATGTTCAGGAAGAAGAACCAGAGCTTAGTCCTGTTAGGTAA
- a CDS encoding polysaccharide biosynthesis protein: MNLLKQSAYYAIGIVMMKGISLVMLPYITHQMSLEEYGSLEALILLADIGTILFGFGIVDAMYRYVGTSEGEEKRKLISNCFTLSVLVCLLGGVVIAVSLSSLLTVLPVEFKAYQILLLLIPTMLDGVISIPLTLLRMNSMAKRFCILSVGKGVLQALMTFVLLESGFGIDGVLISGAVSSVGLLLCLLTYQWKEMGKFGHLMHSKQLLRFGVPVLVGGASIYMITGLDRWFLASFVGVEELAVYAVSAKFALILGLILQPYAMWWFPNRISILQQHNGKRNCADKGLLGVNLGIIFGTMMILIVPGLMRLILPESYQMAGTIVVALLAIGMIKNAGDYLNLGCYSGESSYSQMWIQGICAITAAGGYFIAVPTFGLWGAAGILALAYALRLILLYKVSQTMEYLPYRHIRWVACIGVGISAIALSQFLSQLLTGVPELVIGLFLSVIALLFFIKCADIPIPQTILAKFGKNHSHV, encoded by the coding sequence ATGAATTTGTTAAAGCAATCAGCCTATTACGCGATAGGGATCGTTATGATGAAGGGGATCTCTCTTGTCATGCTTCCTTATATAACTCATCAAATGAGCCTTGAAGAATATGGATCTTTAGAAGCGCTGATCTTGTTGGCTGATATTGGGACCATTCTATTTGGCTTTGGCATTGTTGATGCGATGTATCGCTATGTTGGTACATCAGAAGGTGAAGAGAAGCGAAAGTTAATCTCCAATTGCTTTACGTTGAGTGTATTGGTTTGTTTGCTGGGAGGGGTTGTCATTGCGGTAAGTTTGTCATCATTGCTTACCGTGTTGCCTGTGGAGTTTAAAGCTTATCAAATCTTGTTGCTACTTATTCCCACCATGCTAGATGGCGTGATATCTATTCCACTTACATTGTTACGTATGAATTCGATGGCGAAGCGTTTTTGTATACTTAGTGTCGGCAAGGGAGTCTTACAAGCATTAATGACGTTTGTTTTATTAGAAAGTGGTTTTGGTATTGATGGGGTGCTTATTTCAGGCGCGGTTTCTAGTGTGGGTTTGCTACTCTGTTTACTTACCTATCAATGGAAAGAGATGGGAAAGTTTGGGCACTTAATGCATTCTAAACAGCTATTAAGATTTGGAGTTCCTGTTTTAGTCGGTGGCGCATCTATTTATATGATCACAGGGTTAGACAGATGGTTTTTAGCCAGTTTTGTTGGTGTAGAAGAATTAGCGGTATATGCGGTTAGTGCTAAGTTTGCTTTAATATTAGGACTTATACTTCAACCTTATGCTATGTGGTGGTTTCCTAATCGTATTTCTATTCTTCAACAGCATAACGGTAAAAGAAATTGTGCAGATAAAGGGTTACTTGGCGTTAACCTAGGTATTATTTTTGGGACAATGATGATCTTGATTGTGCCTGGACTAATGAGGCTAATTTTACCTGAGAGTTATCAAATGGCTGGAACAATTGTTGTTGCACTATTAGCGATAGGTATGATTAAAAACGCGGGGGATTATCTTAATTTAGGGTGTTATAGCGGAGAGTCCAGTTATTCTCAAATGTGGATACAAGGTATTTGTGCGATTACTGCCGCGGGTGGATATTTTATTGCGGTGCCAACGTTTGGTTTATGGGGGGCTGCGGGGATACTTGCACTCGCTTATGCACTGCGTTTGATTTTATTATATAAAGTCAGTCAGACGATGGAATATCTTCCTTATCGCCATATTAGGTGGGTTGCGTGCATTGGTGTCGGGATTTCTGCTATAGCACTAAGTCAATTTCTATCTCAACTACTTACTGGTGTACCTGAGCTTGTTATTGGTCTTTTTTTGAGTGTTATTGCTCTGCTTTTCTTTATTAAATGTGCTGATATACCTATTCCTCAGACTATTTTAGCTAAGTTTGGTAAAAATCATTCTCATGTATAA
- the rbsD gene encoding ribose transport protein RbsD gives MKKNTLLNAELSYVIATLGHTDEVTICDAGLPIFEESQRIDLAVVQGIPTFIDTVKATLSEMQIEGAIVAEEFKTVSPQLHDELMTLIAAEEALCGKSITVSYVPHEAFKVHTQQSKAVVRTGECTPYANVIFQSGVVF, from the coding sequence ATGAAGAAAAATACACTACTAAACGCAGAATTATCGTATGTAATCGCCACTCTTGGCCATACTGATGAAGTCACCATTTGCGATGCTGGTCTGCCGATTTTTGAAGAATCACAACGCATCGATTTAGCCGTAGTTCAGGGAATACCAACCTTTATTGATACCGTAAAAGCGACACTGTCTGAAATGCAAATTGAAGGCGCTATCGTTGCTGAAGAATTCAAAACCGTTAGCCCACAACTGCACGATGAGCTAATGACGCTTATTGCTGCTGAAGAAGCACTATGTGGAAAATCAATTACCGTTTCTTATGTGCCTCACGAAGCATTTAAAGTGCACACACAACAAAGTAAAGCCGTCGTTCGTACTGGTGAATGCACTCCTTACGCTAACGTGATTTTCCAATCTGGCGTTGTATTTTAA
- the rhlE gene encoding putative ATP-dependent RNA helicase RhlE, with product MSTITTPANFTELGLISPLLARLTELEYQQPTPIQAQAIPSVLTGRDLIAGANTGSGKTATFALPMLQQIAELQQSGKAQNSKGNYVTGLILVPTRELAKQVADSIKSYAVHFNGAIKTVAVFGGVSANTQMLALRGGTDILVATPGRLIDLISSNAIKLDKVKTLVLDEADRMLSLGFTDELNELLALVPKQKQTLLFSATFPEEVETLTQALLNNPVELQLQSADASTLVQRVFTVNKGEKTAVLAHLIHQQQWRQALIFVNAKNSCNHLADKLSKRGITAEVFHGDKGQGARSRVLEGFKAGEIDVLIATDIAARGLDIEKLPVVINFDLPRSPADYMHRIGRSGRAGEVGLALSLIDFEDYHHFKIIEKKNKIRLEREQVEGFEVDEEITEALLEAIKPVAKPEGTGKKNKRKYPDNW from the coding sequence ATGAGCACTATCACAACTCCAGCCAACTTTACGGAACTTGGCCTTATTTCACCTTTGTTAGCACGATTAACTGAGCTGGAATATCAACAGCCAACGCCAATTCAAGCGCAAGCTATCCCAAGTGTATTAACTGGACGTGACTTAATTGCAGGGGCAAATACCGGCTCAGGTAAAACAGCTACTTTTGCATTACCAATGTTGCAGCAAATCGCTGAACTTCAGCAATCAGGCAAAGCCCAAAATTCTAAAGGTAACTATGTTACTGGTTTAATTTTGGTTCCAACGCGTGAGCTTGCTAAACAAGTCGCTGATAGCATTAAATCTTATGCTGTGCATTTTAATGGTGCAATTAAAACCGTTGCTGTATTTGGTGGTGTATCTGCTAATACTCAAATGTTGGCACTTCGTGGTGGTACTGATATTTTGGTAGCAACACCAGGTCGTTTGATTGACTTGATTTCAAGTAACGCGATTAAGCTTGATAAAGTAAAAACCTTAGTGCTTGATGAAGCAGATAGAATGTTAAGCCTTGGTTTTACTGATGAGCTTAATGAATTACTTGCTTTAGTGCCAAAGCAAAAACAAACCTTATTATTCTCAGCAACGTTCCCAGAAGAAGTAGAGACGTTAACCCAAGCGCTACTTAATAACCCAGTAGAACTGCAATTACAAAGTGCAGATGCAAGTACGTTAGTGCAGCGCGTATTCACCGTTAATAAAGGTGAAAAAACAGCAGTATTAGCGCATTTGATCCATCAGCAACAATGGCGCCAAGCACTTATTTTCGTTAATGCTAAAAACAGCTGTAATCACTTAGCAGATAAGCTATCTAAACGTGGAATTACTGCAGAAGTATTTCATGGTGATAAAGGTCAGGGCGCACGTAGTCGTGTGCTTGAAGGCTTTAAAGCGGGTGAGATTGATGTACTAATCGCAACTGATATTGCCGCTCGTGGTTTAGATATTGAAAAGCTACCTGTTGTGATTAACTTTGATTTACCAAGAAGTCCTGCTGATTATATGCACCGTATTGGTCGAAGTGGCCGTGCTGGTGAAGTGGGTCTAGCGCTATCATTAATTGATTTTGAAGATTACCACCACTTTAAAATTATTGAAAAGAAAAACAAAATCCGACTTGAGCGTGAACAAGTAGAGGGTTTTGAAGTAGATGAAGAGATCACAGAAGCTTTATTGGAAGCGATTAAACCAGTAGCAAAACCAGAAGGTACGGGTAAGAAGAACAAAAGAAAATACCCAGATAACTGGTAA
- a CDS encoding putative DNA-binding protein, whose amino-acid sequence MAMAIDVSVDTVKSWEQGRRNPTGLASKVLNLLSKEPELYSKFSGQV is encoded by the coding sequence TTGGCAATGGCAATTGATGTCAGTGTTGATACAGTGAAAAGTTGGGAACAAGGAAGACGTAACCCAACAGGTTTAGCCAGCAAGGTTCTTAACTTATTAAGTAAAGAGCCAGAATTGTATTCTAAATTTTCAGGTCAAGTATAG
- a CDS encoding putative glycosyl transferase, family 2: MKKVSIIIPTYNCLAFLPKAVESVFSQSHQDFELIIINDNSSDDTENYLNNLTDERVKVITTGGVGASQARNLGIAESCGDYIAFLDADDFWLPEKLSLQLKLHETNPTVAMSFTNYDHLTEEYQSIVDCFSYWNQFQDDNSPYIHLEHPLDFIIKNNIIGTSTVMINAEILPKIRMFDADIKYAEDWELWLRICEEYEVAALNSVQVGYLMRQSSTTQTDSLRLRNLQCIESILNRYQNESQRWDLSPSSFKNARARVLEGYADYHRGLQHYKQAIAFGLRSLILVPELRRVRSLLGDCSKALYLSK, from the coding sequence ATGAAAAAAGTATCTATTATCATTCCAACGTATAACTGCTTAGCTTTTTTACCAAAGGCTGTTGAGAGTGTATTTTCGCAAAGCCATCAAGATTTTGAGTTAATTATTATTAATGATAATAGTAGTGACGATACTGAAAATTATTTGAATAATCTTACTGATGAAAGGGTAAAAGTGATTACTACTGGTGGTGTTGGTGCTTCGCAAGCAAGGAACCTCGGTATTGCAGAATCGTGTGGTGATTATATTGCGTTTTTGGATGCTGATGATTTTTGGTTGCCAGAAAAACTGTCACTACAACTTAAATTACATGAAACCAATCCTACTGTGGCAATGAGCTTTACCAATTATGACCACCTGACAGAAGAGTACCAATCGATAGTGGATTGCTTTTCTTATTGGAATCAATTTCAAGACGATAACAGTCCTTATATTCACCTTGAACATCCTTTAGATTTTATTATTAAAAACAATATTATAGGTACTTCAACGGTAATGATTAATGCGGAGATTTTACCGAAGATACGAATGTTTGATGCTGATATTAAATACGCAGAAGATTGGGAACTGTGGTTGAGAATATGTGAAGAGTATGAAGTGGCTGCGCTAAATTCAGTTCAAGTCGGTTATTTAATGCGTCAAAGCTCGACCACTCAAACTGACAGTTTACGACTTAGAAACCTTCAATGTATTGAATCTATTTTAAACCGTTATCAAAATGAAAGTCAGCGCTGGGATCTCTCTCCTTCATCATTTAAAAATGCTAGAGCTAGGGTTCTAGAGGGTTATGCCGATTATCATCGTGGATTGCAGCATTATAAGCAGGCGATAGCATTTGGTTTACGATCATTGATTCTCGTACCAGAACTAAGAAGGGTTCGTAGTTTGCTTGGTGATTGCAGTAAGGCTTTATATCTATCTAAATAA
- a CDS encoding membrane protein translates to MSAIGNLIWFLFGGVFMGLAWCFFGVLAFISIIGIPWGRACFVIAGFSFFPFGKEAIARDELTLSEDVGTGSLGFIGNVLWFIFAGLWLAIGHVMSAVACFVTIIGIPFAIQHLKLAAISIAPIGQTIVDKEVAAAARHANAKAEANKWR, encoded by the coding sequence ATGAGTGCAATTGGTAATTTAATTTGGTTCCTTTTTGGTGGCGTATTCATGGGGCTAGCATGGTGCTTTTTTGGTGTATTGGCCTTTATTAGTATCATTGGCATCCCATGGGGAAGGGCGTGTTTTGTGATTGCAGGGTTTTCTTTTTTCCCATTTGGTAAAGAAGCCATTGCTCGTGATGAACTAACGCTATCTGAAGATGTTGGGACCGGAAGTCTTGGTTTTATTGGCAATGTGCTTTGGTTCATTTTTGCTGGATTATGGTTAGCGATTGGACATGTGATGTCGGCAGTAGCTTGCTTTGTTACTATTATAGGTATTCCATTTGCTATTCAGCATTTAAAACTAGCGGCTATTTCAATTGCTCCTATTGGGCAGACAATTGTAGATAAAGAAGTTGCTGCCGCTGCTCGTCATGCTAATGCAAAAGCTGAAGCGAATAAGTGGCGATAG
- the ribE gene encoding riboflavin synthase alpha chain encodes MFTGIVATTAKVIEITKKENFQTHVIEILAPYHQGLEIGASVAHNGCCLTVTKIDGHLISFDLIEETLRLTNLGLLEVGQFINIERAARFGDEIGGHSMSGHIVDVMTVREINKTTENCQIWFDVAPQWTKYILHKGYIGVDGISLTIGDVDEKGFNVNLIPETLERTNLSGRDIGDKINLEIDPQTQAIVDTVERVLANQNKEQIE; translated from the coding sequence ATGTTTACTGGGATCGTTGCGACAACTGCAAAAGTAATTGAAATTACAAAGAAAGAGAATTTTCAGACTCATGTAATAGAAATACTTGCACCATATCATCAAGGATTAGAAATAGGTGCGTCTGTTGCTCATAATGGGTGCTGTTTAACCGTAACCAAAATCGATGGACACCTTATTTCTTTTGATTTAATTGAAGAAACCCTACGTTTAACCAATCTTGGTTTATTAGAAGTAGGGCAATTCATTAATATTGAACGTGCAGCCCGTTTTGGTGATGAGATTGGTGGTCATTCAATGTCTGGTCATATTGTCGATGTTATGACAGTACGAGAGATTAATAAAACCACAGAAAACTGTCAGATCTGGTTTGATGTTGCGCCGCAGTGGACAAAGTATATTTTACATAAAGGCTATATTGGCGTTGATGGTATTAGTTTAACCATTGGTGATGTTGATGAAAAAGGCTTTAACGTTAATTTGATCCCTGAAACTCTGGAAAGAACTAATTTAAGTGGTCGTGATATTGGCGATAAAATTAATTTAGAAATTGATCCGCAAACACAAGCGATTGTTGATACCGTAGAGCGAGTGTTAGCGAATCAAAATAAAGAACAAATAGAGTAA